Proteins from a genomic interval of Numenius arquata chromosome 18, bNumArq3.hap1.1, whole genome shotgun sequence:
- the LOC141473307 gene encoding C-C motif chemokine 4-like: MKVLAATLVALLLVATCSPSQAHLDGVPTACCFSYQKRPVPRALITSVYITSSSCSQPGVILVTKKKKELCADPQAPWVQAHLKHFQTLKN, translated from the exons ATGAAGGTCCTCGCAGCCACTCTGGTCGCTCTCCTCCTCGTGGCCACCTGCTCCCCGTCCCAGGCTCATCTTG ATGGCGTCCCGACTGCGTGCTGCTTCAGCTACCAGAAACGTCCCGTCCCACGGGCCCTCATCACCTCTGTCTacatcaccagcagcagctgcagccagccGGGGGTGAT CCTGGTCACCAAGAAGAAGAAGGAGCTGTGCGCGGACCCCCAGGCGCCTTGGGTGCAGGCACATCTGAAGCACTTCCAGACCCTGAAGAACTga